The region TCCAAGTCCCTGACCCCAGAGCAGCACCGGCCGACCCCGCAATCGCGCCATGGCGATGATCAGCAGGTAGTAGATCAGGCTGCGGAAACTGGTGCTGTCCTGAAGCAGGCTGCCGCCACCGAACACCACCGCGTCGACCCGTCCAATGGACCGCAGCACAGAACGGAGGGAGCGACGATCTACCGCCTCGGCATCTGGTGCCAGTGCGGCAAGGGCATCGGCGTCATGGGCTGTGACGAGCTGACGACTGGGGGAAGGCAACTCCCTGAGCAGCACGGCCAGCAGGGCGTCATCCCCGAGGTTGTTCTCGCCGTAGTAGCCACAGAGGAGATATGCCGGAACGGATCTGGCAGCCACGGGACTGACCTCCGTGAGAGAGGCTCATTATCAACCGAACACTCTGATTAGGCTGAATACATGCATGCCTTGTCCCTCGGCACCTGGTGGATCCATGTCACCTCGGTGATCGAGTGGAGCCTGGCCATCGTCCTGATTCAACGCCGGGGCCTGAAGTGGCTGGCCTTGGCCATGGTGCCGGCACTGATCAGTGCCATGGCGGCATGCACCTGGCACCTGTTCGACAACAGTGAGGCCCTTCGCCCACTTGTGACCTTGCAAGCAGCGCTCACCCTCATCGGAAACATGGTCTTGGCCTGGGCAGCGTGGTCGCTCCTGCAACGCCGAGCGACGAGCTGAGTCATGGATTTTGACCCCGCACCGCTGTTCGCTCTGTCGCTACTGCCCTATCTGTTGTTTCTCCGTTGGCTTCAACGCAGCGAGGCCCTGCCTGAACTTGCAGTCTGGGGGTTCCGACTGACACTGCTGTTTGTCCTCATGACCATAATCGCCGCTGTCTTTGCCTTGCGCTGCTGCAATGCGGAGCTGGTGGCGGTGGATGGCCTGCATGGCGGAGCGGAAGCTTTTCTCACCCTGGCCAATGCTGTTCTGGTGATTGGGCTGCTCCGCTCCGAGGCCGACAGGGTGAACAACTCTTAAGAGGAGAAGACAGAAGTCCCCGGAGCTCGGAAGATGAAGCGTCGCTCATTGGCTTGAATGCTGACCCCTCTCTTCGCCATCGCCCCCGCAACCGTGACCTGGTCTCCCAAGGTTGCGCTGGTGATGATCGTTTGCAACGTGATCGCCATCGCTGTGGGCAAGGCCACCATCAAGCTCCCCAACGAAGGCGCCAAGCTGCCTAACGCGGCTTTCTTCGGCGGCATGGGTCACGCTGCACTGCTGGGTACCACCAGCCTTGGCCACATCATCGGCATCGGCGCCATTCAGGGTCTTGCTGCCCGCGGCGTCCTCTGAGAGGTGACGGTCCTCAGTTGAGGTACGGCAGCAATCGCCAGCCGTAACGCTCAAATCGATACCCGAATAAAAGCTCGGACAGGTGCTCGGCAGAGGTCTGTCCGGACAAACCATGGATGAGCCGTTGCATGCGGTGATCGGCCTCAGGCGTGTTCAGGCCCCACCACGTTCGCCGAGCCAAGCGATTAGACACCGCCCATCGCCAACCATATCGCTGTCTCAGTGCAGCCTGATAGCCCCGGTGGGAACGACCTGAGAGCAGGCTTTCGCTCAAGACTGATGCGCTGTCAATGGCGTGGCGGATCCCCTCGCCTCCGAGCAGATTGGCGGTACCCGCGGCATCGCCAACGGCCCAGAGGGCGCCTGTGCCATGGGGTTGTTGCTGTCTGATCGTGCTGGCGACACGTCCACCGTGACGATCCAGCACCGGCAGCCGGTCGAGATCACAACGTTTCAGTAACCGTTGCAGAGATGTCCCGAGGGGAACCTTGGGCTGATCGGGAGGTGCCAAACGGCAAACCCCCACCTTGAGCCGATCCTGGGCCATCGGAAACACCCAGCCGTACCCATGGGGCATCCACTCACGGCCCAGCATGAAACTGACCCGCTCACGCCAGCGTGCTGTGTTGCCACGGTCTCCCTGAAGCAGCCACTCC is a window of Synechococcus sp. A15-24 DNA encoding:
- a CDS encoding NAD(P)/FAD-dependent oxidoreductase, producing the protein MRVLIAGAGPAGASLAVQVAEAGWAVTLADALPSPERNAYSSAALPLADADRLGIPGACRSTIWWGWQLLDPDGLEHQWWAADPQGVVLDFAAFRRHLWDQARRSGVELLNGWRVQLDRLEARSADLILTSADQQQHRTVDLVVDATGPGRHLLKQAGVPVESTDDPLLKGDGVEWLLQGDRGNTARWRERVSFMLGREWMPHGYGWVFPMAQDRLKVGVCRLAPPDQPKVPLGTSLQRLLKRCDLDRLPVLDRHGGRVASTIRQQQPHGTGALWAVGDAAGTANLLGGEGIRHAIDSASVLSESLLSGRSHRGYQAALRQRYGWRWAVSNRLARRTWWGLNTPEADHRMQRLIHGLSGQTSAEHLSELLFGYRFERYGWRLLPYLN
- a CDS encoding DUF3593 domain-containing protein, whose protein sequence is MDFDPAPLFALSLLPYLLFLRWLQRSEALPELAVWGFRLTLLFVLMTIIAAVFALRCCNAELVAVDGLHGGAEAFLTLANAVLVIGLLRSEADRVNNS
- a CDS encoding DUF2499 domain-containing protein, whose protein sequence is MHALSLGTWWIHVTSVIEWSLAIVLIQRRGLKWLALAMVPALISAMAACTWHLFDNSEALRPLVTLQAALTLIGNMVLAWAAWSLLQRRATS
- the psaK gene encoding photosystem I reaction center subunit PsaK; this translates as MLTPLFAIAPATVTWSPKVALVMIVCNVIAIAVGKATIKLPNEGAKLPNAAFFGGMGHAALLGTTSLGHIIGIGAIQGLAARGVL